In the Hordeum vulgare subsp. vulgare chromosome 7H, MorexV3_pseudomolecules_assembly, whole genome shotgun sequence genome, one interval contains:
- the LOC123411018 gene encoding NAC domain-containing protein 105-like produces MEESSCNTVPPGFRFHPTEEELVGYYLARKVSSHKIDLDIIQEVDLYRIEPWDLQERCGKYGGGGGGGQEDPTTEYYFFSYKDRKYPSGTRTNRATAAGFWKATGRDKPVLSSSSSSPAAVIGMRKTLVFYRGRAPNGRKTDWIIHEYRLQSNEHAPTQEEGWVVCRAFVKPVPNQQHRMSYGGGGYPTMNGSYSSASNYYYYDNPNARLMVAGGGPPHDQHVLAAESKQQVQLFSADMPPPLQSPTFDGEGEGDISQISGGCSSADQQLAAAAGTIDWNLWNSLLPSTAPQLFHGQPMTPPPAANSSSSKNT; encoded by the exons ATGGAGGAGTCCTCTTGCAACACGGTGCCCCCGGGGTTCAGGTTCCACCCCACCGAGGAGGAGCTCGTCGGCTACTACCTCGCCAGGAAGGTCTCCTCCCACAAGATCGACCTCGACATCATCCAGGAGGTCGACCTCTACCGGATCGAGCCGTGGGATCTCCAAG AGAGGTGCGGCAagtacggcggcggcggaggaggagggcaggAAGACCCGACGACGGAGTACTACTTCTTCAGCTACAAGGACCGCAAGTACCCCAGCGGCACGCGCACCAACCGCGCCACGGCTGCCGGCTTCTGGAAGGCCACCGGGAGGGACAAGCCGGTGctgtcctcatcctcgtcgtctccGGCGGCCGTGATCGGCATGAGGAAGACGCTTGTGTTCTACCGCGGCCGCGCCCCCAACGGCCGCAAGACCGACTGGATCATCCACGAGTACCGCCTCCAGTCCAACGAGCACGCACCCACACAG GAGGAAGGGTGGGTGGTGTGCCGCGCGTTCGTGAAGCCGGTGCCCAACCAGCAGCACAGGATGTCCTACGGCGGCGGAGGGTACCCGACGATGAACGGCAGCTACAGCTCCGCCTCCaattactactactacgacaaccCTAACGCGCGGCTGATGGTCGCCGGCGGGGGTCCACCACATGACCAGCATGTTCTGGCGGCGGAGTCCAAGCAGCAGGTGCAGCTGTTCTCCGCCGACATGCCGCCACCGCTCCAGAGCCCGACCTTCGACGGTGAGGGCGAGGGCGACATTTCGCAGATCAGCGGTGGATGCAGCAGTGCTGATCAGCAGCTTGCTGCTGCTGCGGGGACGATCGACTGGAACCTGTGGAACAGCCTGCTGCCGTCCACGGCGCCACAGCTCTTCCACGGCCAGCCAATGACGCCGCCGCCCGCAGCCAATTCAAGCTCCTCAAAGAACACTTAA